Proteins co-encoded in one Acetobacteroides hydrogenigenes genomic window:
- a CDS encoding glycosyltransferase family 2 protein, which yields MVLIKRTIRTEGASAAANYEPEVTLLIAAYNEKDYVEEKMRNTQELDYLPDKLKVIWITDGSTDGTPDLLKRYPKVIVLHQDTRAGKIGAINRGMRHVSTPITVFCDANAQLEKYSIRRMVGLFANPKVGCVSGEKRILLDDMEAAAASGEGIYWRYESTLKRWDSELNSVVGAAGELFAIRTDLFEEVEPDTLLDDFMISMRIAQRGYKVKYNHRAYAVERASSNITEELKRKIRISAGGIQCVVRLAPLLNIFKYGLLSFQYVSHRVLRWTLAPLCLLLVLFLNFAISIKDGFALSSVYTWFFAVQVVFYLLVVFGFLLRNRKLRARWIFIPFFFYIMNYSVFRGFIRYIKGSQSINWDRVERA from the coding sequence ATGGTTCTTATAAAGCGTACGATAAGAACGGAAGGTGCTAGTGCTGCTGCTAACTACGAACCCGAGGTAACCCTTCTTATTGCAGCCTATAACGAAAAAGACTATGTAGAAGAGAAGATGCGTAATACGCAGGAGTTAGATTATCTCCCCGATAAGCTAAAGGTTATATGGATTACAGATGGCTCTACCGATGGAACTCCCGATTTGCTTAAAAGATATCCTAAGGTAATTGTTCTTCATCAAGATACTCGTGCAGGTAAAATAGGGGCGATAAATAGAGGAATGAGGCATGTTTCAACACCTATTACAGTATTTTGCGATGCAAATGCGCAGCTCGAAAAGTATTCCATTAGACGAATGGTTGGGCTATTTGCTAATCCGAAAGTTGGGTGCGTTTCTGGTGAGAAACGCATATTACTCGACGACATGGAGGCCGCTGCTGCATCCGGCGAGGGTATTTATTGGAGGTATGAGTCGACCCTAAAACGGTGGGATTCGGAGTTGAATTCAGTGGTTGGGGCAGCAGGTGAGCTGTTTGCAATTAGAACCGATTTATTTGAAGAGGTAGAGCCAGATACTCTGCTCGATGATTTTATGATTTCGATGAGGATTGCCCAGCGGGGCTATAAGGTAAAGTACAATCATAGGGCATATGCCGTTGAAAGAGCATCATCCAACATTACCGAAGAGTTAAAGAGGAAAATAAGGATTTCGGCCGGGGGGATTCAATGCGTTGTAAGGTTGGCTCCGCTTCTCAACATCTTTAAGTATGGCCTACTCTCTTTTCAGTACGTATCGCATCGGGTCTTAAGGTGGACGCTTGCCCCTCTCTGCCTTTTGCTGGTGCTTTTTCTAAATTTTGCAATTTCAATTAAAGACGGATTTGCATTGAGTTCTGTGTATACGTGGTTTTTTGCAGTGCAGGTTGTGTTTTATCTGCTTGTTGTTTTTGGCTTTTTGTTGAGGAATAGAAAGTTGCGAGCGAGGTGGATTTTTATACCCTTCTTTTTCTACATCATGAACTATTCTGTATTTAGGGGATTTATTAGGTACATTAAAGGTTCGCAGTCGATTAATTGGGATAGGGTAGAGCGTGCCTAG
- a CDS encoding glycosyltransferase, whose product MSMFLNALLWVVYCYLTFWMLYFLFFGIVGHFRKSRPVGRSWSATFLVLIPAYKEDDVIVDSVVSAVNHSYPNDMYDVVVVADSLLSETLDRLREIPVEVLEVSFDNSTKSRSINAALAAIRNDYDAVVVLDADNHMASDFLSKMATKCNRGAKAIQGHRIAKSIGSKMALLDAVSEEVNNHIFRLGHREVGLSSALAGSGMVFEYSLFKEVMAQVEAVGGFDRELELRLIEQGIRIDYVPDAYIFDEKVATHDAFRHQRRRWFAAQYHYLGRYARSGVKALFKGHIDYADKVLQGAQVSRLLLPGLLVAFGTVAAIFALSPSWVFWAISLAGSVVALLIAIPARFYNRFLVGAMVEIPTTFVSMLLLHFTLKGANKTFIHTKHGQDDGKPESRQKAPYCN is encoded by the coding sequence ATGAGTATGTTTCTTAACGCTCTTCTTTGGGTGGTGTACTGCTACCTGACGTTTTGGATGTTGTACTTTCTGTTTTTTGGAATTGTGGGGCATTTTCGCAAATCACGTCCTGTGGGGCGCTCGTGGAGCGCCACTTTTCTGGTACTTATCCCTGCCTATAAGGAGGATGACGTAATTGTGGATTCCGTAGTAAGTGCGGTGAACCATAGCTACCCTAACGATATGTACGACGTTGTGGTAGTAGCCGATTCGCTACTTTCGGAAACGTTAGATCGGCTTAGAGAGATACCGGTAGAAGTGCTGGAGGTTAGCTTCGATAATAGCACGAAAAGCAGGTCGATTAATGCTGCGCTTGCTGCAATCCGTAACGATTACGATGCGGTAGTAGTGCTCGATGCCGACAACCACATGGCATCTGATTTCCTGTCGAAGATGGCAACAAAATGCAATAGGGGTGCTAAGGCTATTCAGGGACATAGAATTGCGAAGAGCATTGGCTCAAAGATGGCGCTGCTCGATGCTGTAAGCGAGGAGGTAAACAACCATATCTTTCGATTAGGACATCGCGAGGTTGGGCTATCGAGTGCGCTAGCAGGCTCGGGGATGGTATTCGAATACTCTCTATTTAAGGAGGTGATGGCGCAAGTTGAGGCCGTAGGAGGTTTTGATCGGGAGCTAGAGCTGCGGCTAATTGAACAAGGAATACGTATAGATTACGTGCCGGATGCCTACATATTCGACGAAAAGGTGGCGACACACGATGCTTTTCGTCACCAGCGTCGGCGTTGGTTTGCTGCTCAGTACCACTATTTAGGGCGATATGCAAGATCGGGAGTTAAGGCATTATTCAAAGGCCATATAGACTATGCCGATAAGGTATTGCAGGGGGCTCAAGTTTCCCGTTTGCTGCTACCTGGGTTGCTTGTTGCTTTTGGAACAGTAGCAGCAATCTTCGCTCTTTCTCCTTCGTGGGTGTTTTGGGCTATATCCTTAGCAGGATCCGTTGTCGCTCTTCTTATTGCTATTCCTGCTCGGTTCTACAACAGGTTTCTCGTTGGCGCTATGGTCGAAATCCCTACAACTTTTGTTAGCATGCTTCTATTGCACTTTACGCTAAAAGGAGCCAATAAAACATTCATTCATACCAAGCATGGACAAGATGATGGCAAGCCAGAATCGAGGCAGAAAGCTCCGTATTGCAATTGA
- a CDS encoding acyltransferase, translated as MLRSLALWLLMPRRQARPRYWVRLFVNPVCHVKGKRSRICRRVRKDLFPFRKFSIGHNSTVEDFATLNNGVGDITIGHNTRIGIGSVLIGPVSIGNDVRIAQNVVCSGLNHGYQDVTLPIWQQSVVTAPITIGDGTWVGSNAVVVAGVSIGEHCVIAAGSVVTKSVDDYHVVGGNPAKILKVYNKELGVWEKTSSSK; from the coding sequence ATGTTAAGATCACTTGCGCTTTGGCTGCTGATGCCAAGGCGTCAGGCTCGTCCTCGTTATTGGGTTAGATTGTTTGTCAATCCGGTTTGCCATGTAAAGGGAAAGCGTAGCCGTATTTGTCGTCGTGTCAGAAAGGATCTTTTCCCTTTTAGGAAGTTCTCTATTGGCCATAACTCTACCGTTGAAGATTTTGCTACGTTGAATAATGGTGTAGGCGATATTACAATTGGGCATAATACCCGAATTGGCATTGGAAGCGTGCTGATAGGGCCTGTATCAATTGGTAACGATGTGCGTATTGCTCAGAATGTGGTTTGTTCGGGTCTCAACCACGGTTATCAGGATGTTACGCTTCCTATTTGGCAGCAATCCGTTGTTACCGCTCCAATTACAATAGGAGATGGGACGTGGGTTGGCTCCAATGCTGTGGTTGTTGCAGGTGTAAGCATTGGTGAGCATTGCGTCATAGCAGCTGGGAGTGTTGTTACAAAATCGGTGGACGATTACCATGTTGTTGGAGGTAATCCCGCCAAAATCCTAAAAGTGTATAACAAGGAACTTGGCGTATGGGAGAAAACCTCTAGTTCAAAATAG
- a CDS encoding sugar transferase: MKLLYIGNHKNLIQKIKEYPNFDAEFFDNMLLAYKILNSKEAKDYDAIIEEVSLYNANSSENAMISHIGGSTPIPYILVNGNFSSTDAERLLKQGIADGYGTDISAEQLEKRIQFLKENRGISTSSIVAIPEYKIPTAKRLFDVTTAGIMLLITLPILLIAAIAIRLESKGKFWYASERVGTGYRVFTFYKFRSMYTGSDNKLKEIKHLNLYNSNSKNEDNECQICKRLGHPCSPILLVDGGEICEDLYQKKRHQRNASAFIKIKDDPRITKVGRFIRNTSIDELPQLINVLKGNMSIVGNRPLPLYEAELLTSDQWSLRFMAPTGITGLWQTKKRGKPNLSEEERKSLDNEYALTCSFLNDIKIILLTIPALLQQENV; the protein is encoded by the coding sequence ATGAAGCTACTCTACATCGGAAATCACAAGAATTTAATACAAAAGATAAAGGAGTACCCAAACTTCGATGCTGAATTCTTTGACAATATGCTTTTAGCATATAAGATTTTAAACAGCAAAGAGGCTAAAGATTACGATGCCATCATTGAAGAAGTAAGCCTCTATAATGCCAACAGTAGCGAAAATGCAATGATTTCCCACATTGGCGGCAGCACACCCATTCCGTACATCCTAGTAAATGGGAACTTTTCCTCCACCGATGCAGAGCGGCTGCTAAAACAAGGTATTGCCGATGGATATGGAACGGATATTAGTGCAGAGCAACTAGAAAAGCGCATACAATTTCTAAAAGAGAATAGAGGAATATCGACTTCATCTATAGTAGCAATACCTGAATACAAAATACCTACAGCAAAACGACTTTTTGATGTTACCACTGCGGGGATAATGTTGCTGATAACCTTGCCTATACTTCTGATTGCTGCCATAGCAATCAGACTCGAATCGAAAGGAAAGTTCTGGTATGCTTCCGAACGCGTTGGTACGGGTTATAGAGTATTTACATTCTATAAGTTTCGGTCGATGTACACAGGTTCGGACAACAAGTTAAAGGAAATAAAGCACTTAAACCTGTATAATAGCAACTCGAAAAATGAAGACAATGAGTGCCAAATTTGCAAGAGGTTAGGGCATCCATGCTCTCCTATACTTCTTGTTGATGGAGGAGAGATCTGTGAAGACCTATACCAAAAGAAACGCCACCAGAGAAACGCTTCAGCCTTTATAAAAATTAAGGACGACCCTCGTATAACCAAAGTAGGAAGATTCATCCGTAACACCAGTATAGATGAGCTCCCCCAGCTCATCAACGTGCTTAAAGGAAATATGTCTATAGTTGGGAATCGCCCCCTTCCGCTCTACGAAGCAGAATTGCTTACCTCCGACCAATGGAGCCTACGCTTTATGGCTCCTACAGGAATAACAGGCTTGTGGCAAACCAAGAAAAGAGGGAAACCAAACTTGTCAGAAGAAGAAAGGAAATCCCTCGACAACGAGTATGCACTAACCTGCTCGTTTTTAAACGACATAAAGATTATACTTCTAACCATTCCTGCTCTCCTCCAACAGGAAAACGTATAA
- a CDS encoding MATE family efflux transporter: MNSLFRSVLHNNNFLSIFGNILSAGFAFLSFAILARSYLPTDFGQYMLFVVGGTFLEMLRFGLTRTSIVKFLLTASTKDRKALIGANYLISLVATLAINAIIAITYLAQQNEAETSGFYLFLKWYPVMALANLPLNNAISLMLAKERFASLLFVRFIPSIVFLAYAITNFFIFRYNIETTIIIQISTQLFSSIICVIFGWDGATRIRFVTRSALKQLISFGKFSVGTLISTSLIKSADTFILGLIPILGVDAVAIYSVPLKLSELLEIPLRSFAATLYPRIVKASKNIKNNILSGLYLDYSGMLFFLFIPLLLFCEIFAYPLVMLFGGEQYLESIPIFRVYILYGLFLPFDRLSGIALDAIEKPKHNLYKVVVMVALNIIGDIIAIVVFQSLFVMAAVTIINTFVGAYIGYSILNRYIEVHFSLIFIRGWKYILAKRSKIYELLQK; the protein is encoded by the coding sequence ATGAATAGCCTTTTCCGATCGGTACTGCACAACAACAACTTTCTCTCGATTTTTGGGAATATTCTGTCTGCTGGTTTTGCATTTCTATCGTTTGCCATCTTAGCCCGAAGCTACCTACCTACCGATTTTGGCCAATACATGCTATTTGTGGTAGGCGGCACATTTCTCGAAATGCTTCGCTTTGGCTTAACCCGAACATCGATAGTAAAATTTCTCCTAACAGCCAGCACGAAAGATCGTAAAGCTCTTATCGGAGCCAACTATCTGATTAGCCTCGTAGCAACACTTGCCATAAACGCAATTATAGCAATAACCTACCTAGCACAACAAAACGAAGCGGAGACATCAGGGTTCTATCTTTTCCTGAAGTGGTATCCTGTAATGGCGCTTGCCAACCTTCCGTTGAACAATGCCATCAGCCTCATGCTGGCAAAGGAGCGCTTTGCCAGCTTGCTTTTCGTACGATTTATACCTAGCATAGTATTTTTGGCATACGCCATCACCAACTTCTTTATATTCCGATACAACATAGAGACCACAATTATTATCCAAATTAGCACTCAGCTCTTTTCATCCATCATCTGTGTAATATTTGGATGGGATGGTGCTACACGAATACGATTTGTTACACGAAGCGCGCTAAAACAGCTTATTAGCTTTGGGAAGTTCAGTGTAGGAACCCTAATCAGCACTAGCCTTATAAAAAGTGCCGATACGTTCATTCTAGGTCTCATCCCCATATTAGGAGTTGATGCGGTAGCCATTTACAGCGTCCCCCTTAAGCTAAGCGAACTTCTGGAGATACCGCTTCGTAGCTTTGCCGCAACGCTCTATCCGCGAATAGTTAAAGCCTCAAAGAATATCAAAAACAATATCTTAAGTGGCTTATACCTCGACTACAGCGGCATGCTTTTCTTCCTATTTATACCTCTACTGCTATTTTGCGAGATATTTGCCTACCCACTTGTGATGCTATTTGGTGGCGAGCAATACCTTGAGTCGATACCTATATTCCGGGTTTACATCCTTTATGGGCTATTCCTTCCTTTCGACAGACTCTCTGGAATAGCCCTCGATGCTATTGAAAAGCCAAAGCACAACCTCTACAAGGTTGTCGTAATGGTAGCTTTAAACATTATTGGCGACATTATAGCAATAGTTGTATTCCAGTCGCTATTTGTCATGGCTGCAGTAACCATAATCAACACATTTGTCGGCGCCTACATTGGATACAGTATTTTAAACCGATATATTGAGGTACACTTCTCCCTTATTTTTATTAGAGGATGGAAGTATATTCTCGCAAAACGATCTAAAATCTACGAACTGCTGCAAAAATAA
- a CDS encoding glycosyltransferase family 4 protein, with the protein MMASQNRGRKLRIAIEAQRLFRPQKHGMDVVALEMIRMLQQLDTYNEYYILTKEDSDVCLQETSNFHIVCSDSSCYPYWEQVYLPRWVATNKPDLLHCTSSTAPLWVGCPLFLTLHDLIFLEKDCWIGKNAGSAYQQFGNYYRRMVAPSAARRAKAVFTVSAYQKSRIESVLGIPEDRVRVAYGGASSQFLVEADERLQDEVRHAYGLPEKYILFLGNTDPRKNLSGVLKAYAMLLQRLGNNAPLLVITGISRKYLVEKMVEQSVAHIEGSVKLVDYVAASHLSVVYQHAEMLLFPSFSEGFGLPIVEAMASRIPVVTSNVTSMPEVAGDAALLVDPASPAGIADAAEALLKNAHLREMLVEKGYLRSQQLTWRSMSEQVLESYLGI; encoded by the coding sequence ATGATGGCAAGCCAGAATCGAGGCAGAAAGCTCCGTATTGCAATTGAGGCACAGCGGCTGTTCCGCCCTCAAAAGCATGGGATGGATGTGGTGGCGCTCGAAATGATTAGGATGCTCCAACAGCTAGATACCTACAACGAATACTACATTCTTACCAAGGAGGATAGTGATGTTTGCCTTCAGGAAACCTCCAACTTTCATATTGTATGTAGCGATTCAAGCTGCTATCCCTACTGGGAGCAGGTGTACCTTCCACGTTGGGTGGCAACGAATAAGCCAGATTTGCTCCATTGCACCTCTAGCACAGCACCGCTTTGGGTTGGTTGTCCTCTATTCCTTACCCTTCACGATCTTATTTTTCTAGAAAAAGACTGTTGGATAGGTAAGAACGCTGGTTCTGCTTACCAGCAATTTGGCAACTACTACCGTAGGATGGTTGCGCCAAGTGCTGCGCGAAGGGCAAAGGCTGTATTTACGGTGTCTGCCTATCAGAAGAGTAGAATAGAATCGGTACTAGGAATTCCAGAGGATAGAGTAAGGGTCGCTTATGGAGGTGCTTCATCGCAGTTTTTAGTTGAGGCTGACGAAAGACTTCAGGATGAGGTACGGCATGCGTACGGCCTTCCCGAAAAGTATATCCTGTTTTTGGGGAATACCGACCCTCGCAAAAACCTTTCGGGCGTGCTTAAGGCTTATGCTATGCTCTTGCAAAGGCTTGGGAATAACGCTCCATTGCTGGTAATTACGGGCATTAGTCGTAAATATCTTGTTGAAAAGATGGTTGAGCAATCGGTAGCGCACATAGAGGGTAGCGTAAAGCTGGTTGATTACGTGGCGGCTAGCCATCTTTCGGTTGTTTACCAGCATGCCGAAATGCTGCTTTTCCCATCCTTTTCAGAAGGTTTTGGTCTTCCAATAGTAGAGGCAATGGCCTCACGCATACCTGTAGTAACCTCGAATGTAACCTCTATGCCCGAAGTTGCCGGCGATGCTGCATTGCTGGTTGACCCAGCTTCGCCAGCAGGGATAGCCGATGCTGCAGAAGCGCTGCTAAAGAATGCCCATCTGCGAGAAATGCTTGTAGAAAAAGGATACTTGCGTTCGCAGCAGCTTACCTGGCGAAGCATGTCGGAGCAGGTGCTCGAGAGCTATTTAGGCATTTAA
- a CDS encoding glycosyltransferase family 2 protein: MNSFPLVSIITVNHNQVAATVALLESLTAISYPNIEVVVVDNGSLANDAARIAQAASWAKVVSSPTNLGFAGGCNLGLAVAKGEMLLFLNNDVEVAAGFLEPLVEQMQKPGVGMVSPKIRFYHNPEIIQYAGATPLCYITMRNRAIGFAERDMGQYDKPYRTSFAHGAAMMTSREVVSRVGLMYEGFFLYYEEMDWCERISRAGYTIMYEPASVVFHKESASIGKSSPQKAYYLNRNRLLFLKRNASGLTRALGIAYFWVVAAPKRLVLSIIGGQGKHRKALVRSLLWHLNPKPNEYVS, from the coding sequence ATGAACTCTTTCCCATTGGTAAGCATCATAACCGTAAACCACAATCAGGTAGCCGCTACGGTAGCCCTGCTGGAAAGCCTTACGGCCATTTCCTATCCCAATATAGAGGTGGTTGTGGTCGATAATGGGTCGTTGGCGAATGATGCTGCTAGGATAGCACAGGCTGCATCTTGGGCTAAGGTTGTATCTAGCCCTACGAACCTTGGTTTTGCAGGAGGGTGTAACCTAGGCCTTGCTGTGGCAAAGGGCGAGATGCTTCTCTTCCTAAATAACGATGTTGAGGTTGCTGCAGGCTTCCTCGAACCGCTTGTAGAGCAAATGCAGAAGCCTGGAGTAGGTATGGTTAGCCCTAAGATCCGGTTCTACCATAATCCGGAAATCATACAGTATGCTGGCGCTACGCCCTTATGCTACATTACGATGCGCAACAGGGCTATAGGTTTTGCCGAAAGGGACATGGGACAGTACGATAAGCCCTATAGAACCTCATTTGCGCATGGTGCTGCAATGATGACTTCGAGGGAGGTTGTCAGTAGGGTTGGGTTAATGTACGAGGGATTCTTCCTTTACTACGAGGAAATGGATTGGTGTGAGCGGATTAGTCGAGCCGGCTACACCATTATGTACGAGCCAGCTTCCGTTGTTTTTCATAAGGAGTCTGCCAGCATTGGCAAGTCTAGTCCGCAAAAGGCCTACTACCTAAATCGCAATAGGCTGCTCTTTCTAAAGCGTAACGCTAGTGGGCTAACGCGTGCTTTGGGGATAGCCTATTTTTGGGTTGTAGCGGCTCCTAAGAGGCTTGTACTTTCAATTATTGGAGGGCAAGGTAAACATCGCAAAGCCTTGGTGCGTTCTTTACTCTGGCATCTTAACCCTAAGCCTAATGAGTATGTTTCTTAA
- a CDS encoding glycosyltransferase, whose product MLRGVDFVFIGLQPWDIPLGSTAKNVAVEVARNNRVLFVNPPLSRKAWFLHRLDPRVRMRMEVVEGKRDCLEQYSENLWVLTPRRVAESVGFVAHHGLYRWFNRHNDSRLAKEIAYAARRLGFGRYILLNDNSMLSGFYLKEMLKPLLYLYLLRDNVIALGYHRRHGSRMQPELVAKSDLVFANSGYFADYCRRYNPKTFMIGQGCDVSLFADEDGTLAVAPELKPIRRPIVGYTGALAAHRLDIELLLHTAISRPQWSLVLVGPEDDTFRASRLHALPNVHFTTAQPIERIPSFVKGFDVAINPQRINEVTSWNYPLKIDEYLALGKPVVATRTAFMGYFGSWVRLASTPHEFVEQLEMAIEEDTPELRRARIAYAHTHTWEIFVGKIYEQIESVVKQM is encoded by the coding sequence ATGTTAAGGGGAGTAGACTTTGTATTTATCGGACTGCAGCCGTGGGATATTCCTCTGGGGAGCACGGCTAAGAATGTTGCCGTGGAGGTGGCCCGAAACAATCGAGTACTTTTTGTTAACCCTCCGCTTAGCCGCAAGGCGTGGTTCCTGCATCGATTAGACCCTAGGGTACGGATGCGGATGGAGGTTGTGGAGGGTAAGCGGGACTGTTTGGAGCAGTATTCCGAGAATCTTTGGGTGCTTACACCTCGGCGGGTTGCCGAGTCGGTTGGCTTCGTAGCCCATCATGGGCTGTACCGCTGGTTTAACCGCCATAACGATAGCCGCCTAGCCAAGGAGATTGCCTATGCCGCTCGGCGTTTGGGCTTTGGTAGGTATATTCTGCTTAACGATAACTCCATGCTTAGCGGCTTTTACCTGAAGGAGATGCTCAAGCCGCTGCTTTACCTCTACCTGCTTAGAGATAATGTTATTGCCTTAGGCTACCATAGGCGGCATGGCTCTCGTATGCAGCCCGAACTGGTGGCAAAGTCCGATCTGGTATTTGCCAATTCTGGCTACTTTGCCGACTACTGCCGCCGATACAATCCAAAAACCTTCATGATAGGTCAGGGATGCGACGTATCGCTCTTTGCTGATGAGGATGGAACGCTTGCCGTTGCTCCCGAGCTAAAGCCTATCCGTAGGCCGATAGTGGGCTATACGGGTGCGCTAGCGGCCCATAGGCTCGACATTGAGCTGCTGCTGCATACAGCCATCTCTCGTCCCCAGTGGAGCTTGGTGCTGGTAGGACCCGAAGATGATACCTTTAGGGCATCGCGCCTACATGCGTTGCCCAATGTTCATTTTACTACCGCTCAGCCTATCGAACGTATTCCAAGCTTTGTAAAGGGATTCGATGTCGCCATTAACCCTCAGCGGATAAACGAGGTAACAAGCTGGAACTATCCGCTAAAGATTGACGAGTATCTGGCACTAGGAAAGCCCGTTGTGGCCACTCGAACCGCATTTATGGGCTACTTTGGTAGCTGGGTGAGGCTTGCATCTACACCTCACGAGTTTGTTGAACAGCTAGAGATGGCTATAGAGGAGGATACTCCCGAGCTGCGACGGGCACGTATTGCGTATGCCCATACCCATACGTGGGAGATTTTTGTAGGAAAGATATACGAGCAGATCGAAAGCGTTGTCAAGCAGATGTAA
- a CDS encoding response regulator transcription factor, translated as MKKVLVVDDEATILKLLSHYLSKYYSVTTMPDGRQALLWMQEGNIPDIIVADIQMPYMDGDEFLSQIKSSGFFKNIPVIMLSALENSGERIKFLRMGARDYVVKPFNPEELYLRIKNLLA; from the coding sequence ATGAAAAAGGTTTTAGTTGTCGACGACGAAGCAACCATTCTTAAGCTGCTAAGCCACTACCTATCGAAATACTACAGCGTTACAACTATGCCTGATGGTAGGCAAGCTCTACTATGGATGCAGGAAGGAAACATCCCAGATATAATTGTAGCCGACATTCAAATGCCCTATATGGACGGAGATGAATTTCTTTCGCAAATAAAATCGAGCGGATTCTTCAAGAATATCCCCGTCATTATGCTTTCAGCGCTCGAAAATAGTGGCGAACGCATAAAATTCTTACGAATGGGTGCTCGCGACTATGTAGTGAAACCCTTTAACCCGGAGGAACTCTACCTAAGAATAAAGAACCTGCTAGCCTAA